The Ranitomeya imitator isolate aRanImi1 chromosome 8, aRanImi1.pri, whole genome shotgun sequence genome window below encodes:
- the HTD2 gene encoding hydroxyacyl-thioester dehydratase type 2, mitochondrial, whose product MLHHLVTGGRSLAVSSNLSMLSCFSNHTRKLSHLQVGDSAEISRTFTQKDVKLFSELTGDTNPLHLDETFAKNTRFEKPVVHGVLLNGLVSAVLGTKLPGDGCVLLSQDIRFPAPLHAGEEVVARAQVKALKRSLAFISVSCVAANGGRTVMEGTVKVLIHGH is encoded by the coding sequence ATGCTCCATCACTTGGTCACCGGTGGAAGATCTTTGGCCGTTTCCTCAAACCTTTCCATGTTAAGTTGCTTCAGTAATCACACACGGAAGCTGTCGCACCTGCAGGTAGGGGACAGCGCCGAGATCTCCAGGACCTTCACTCAGAAGGACGTTAAACTCTTCTCGGAGCTGACTGGTGACACTAATCCTCTGCACCTCGATGAGACTTTTGCTAAGAACACAAGATTTGAAAAACCCGTCGTACATGGGGTCCTACTCAACGGCCTGGTGTCTGCCGTGTTGGGCACGAAGCTGCCAGGGGACGGTTGTGTGCTCCTTTCCCAGGACATTCGCTTCCCGGCACCTCTCCACGCTGGGGAAGAAGTGGTAGCAAGAGCACAAGTGAAGGCGCTAAAGAGATCATTGGCGTTCATCAGTGTATCTTGTGTAGCCGCTAATGGTGGCCGGACCGTCATGGAAGGGACGGTGAAAGTGCTCATTCATGGCCACTGA
- the RPP14 gene encoding ribonuclease P protein subunit p14: MEDRPKPAEATTYQRIVQKNFSEYHYLKTQLVFQDKTPKISAAQFKSLILSALKDLHGEVGASFPLDLLKFDEKTLCAILRIKSSGLVKLWTSLTLLGQYQGLQCSVRVLQTSPFLLALAGNSRELVLD; encoded by the exons ATGGAAGATAGACCCAAACCTGCAGAAGCCACCACGTACCAGAGGATCGTGCAGAAGAACTTCTCCGAGTATCATTACTTGAAGACTCAGCT GGTCTTTCAAGACAAGACCCCGAAGATTTCTGCAGCTCAGTTCAAGTCATTGATTCTCTCGGCATTGAAGGATTTGCACGGAGAG GTCGGAGCTTCCTTCCCGTTGGACCTGTTAAAATTTGATGAAAAGACCCTGTGCGCCATACTGAGGATCAAGAGCAG TGGCCTTGTGAAGCTGTGGACATCTCTGACCCTGCTGGGACAATACCAGGGCCTGCAGTGCAGCGTTCGTGTGTTACAG ACATCACCTTTCCTGTTGGCGTTGGCTGGTAACAGCAGAGAACTAGTCCTGGACTAG